A single window of Xylocopilactobacillus apicola DNA harbors:
- a CDS encoding WxL protein host-binding domain-containing protein has product MENIRKFVISSFLLLMGIICTFNQTLAAQVDKPGANFVVTPNRDLTPNSNPEHNNNLWITVTGTEQTIGLNIDNKSDKDGDFLIVANSAYTGVDGQIHYDLRAPERDETQLYNFRYLVKDNEQRVTVPANTKQSFKLNLELPQDSSYHGQVLGAVTVYQLNSQDKFKKGAKTEIVNRFAVGFPIALNFGGSEIPVNSLKDPFKIGVVQPGFGLRGGLAILAQLRNTKPAQMLDFTVKGKITDVKTKRVLFRAKNEGVQMAPNSIYNYQIYWTAKDGLKAGTYQIALDIQMPGKDKYHLKKNFTITPSQAAKLNEHVGIKPDYRWLYILLAVIALILLLLLTFFISRHQRNKHDQKKLMN; this is encoded by the coding sequence TTGGAGAATATTAGAAAATTTGTAATATCATCATTTCTTTTATTGATGGGTATCATTTGTACGTTCAATCAAACATTAGCTGCTCAAGTTGATAAGCCAGGCGCTAATTTTGTTGTGACGCCCAATCGAGACTTAACCCCCAATTCTAATCCCGAACATAACAATAACCTTTGGATTACAGTGACGGGCACTGAACAGACCATTGGACTTAATATCGATAATAAAAGCGATAAAGACGGCGATTTTCTAATCGTTGCTAATTCTGCTTACACCGGCGTTGACGGGCAAATTCACTACGATTTACGTGCGCCTGAGCGAGATGAAACGCAACTTTATAATTTTCGCTATCTGGTGAAAGACAATGAACAGCGAGTGACAGTTCCTGCCAACACCAAGCAAAGTTTCAAACTGAATTTGGAGCTGCCCCAAGATTCGTCTTATCACGGTCAAGTATTGGGTGCGGTGACAGTTTATCAGTTGAATAGCCAGGATAAATTTAAGAAGGGCGCTAAGACTGAAATTGTGAATCGTTTTGCGGTTGGCTTTCCGATTGCCCTGAATTTTGGCGGCAGCGAAATCCCAGTCAATTCGCTCAAAGATCCATTTAAGATCGGCGTTGTCCAGCCAGGTTTTGGCCTGCGGGGCGGCTTAGCGATTCTCGCCCAACTGCGTAATACCAAGCCAGCTCAGATGCTGGATTTTACAGTCAAAGGCAAGATTACCGATGTTAAGACCAAGCGAGTGCTTTTTCGTGCGAAGAATGAAGGTGTGCAGATGGCACCTAACTCAATTTATAATTACCAGATTTATTGGACGGCAAAAGATGGTCTGAAGGCAGGTACTTACCAGATCGCACTTGATATTCAGATGCCAGGAAAAGATAAATATCACCTTAAGAAGAACTTCACGATCACTCCAAGCCAAGCGGCTAAACTGAATGAACATGTCGGGATCAAACCGGATTATCGCTGGCTCTACATTTTACTTGCAGTGATCGCTTTAATCCTTTTACTCTTGCTGACGTTCTTCATTAGTCGGCACCAAAGAAATAAGCATGACCAAAAAAAGCTGATGAATTAA
- a CDS encoding WxL domain-containing protein encodes MKRNFSKIGSLATVALMATPVLTAISGTTVFAAAAGTGQNGNGTGRVIAENSQSVNTSAIAAGTPASAAGTSVAAVEFYAGDLSLDRVPQFDFGAHELQASVNYNLYSAAPVLGSDYEDVTSTDPKTSDLGLYRTLQVTDRTGGSKGWKITAWATPFKIDGDTTGFQMNPTSISLKGADIELDRSKLVANSTKPDGYAHVYQADGTAADAPGEITANAINFSTDGTVANVTGGVQTIWEAQSGLNTNNVAYGKGTWAADFNKETAATLNLPLDQQTKIGIFKSTINWTLQAGV; translated from the coding sequence ATGAAACGAAATTTTTCTAAAATTGGTAGTTTAGCCACTGTTGCATTGATGGCAACACCAGTTTTAACTGCTATTAGTGGAACTACAGTATTTGCTGCAGCAGCAGGTACTGGTCAAAACGGAAATGGTACTGGCAGAGTTATTGCTGAGAATTCACAAAGTGTCAATACTTCAGCAATTGCTGCGGGAACACCAGCTTCTGCAGCAGGAACTAGCGTGGCTGCTGTTGAATTCTACGCAGGTGATCTTTCTCTTGATCGAGTTCCACAGTTTGACTTTGGTGCTCATGAACTTCAGGCGAGCGTTAATTACAATCTTTATTCAGCAGCGCCAGTCTTGGGTTCTGACTATGAGGATGTTACAAGTACAGATCCGAAGACTAGTGACTTAGGCTTATACCGGACCTTACAAGTAACTGATCGTACTGGTGGTAGTAAAGGTTGGAAGATCACTGCTTGGGCTACGCCGTTTAAGATCGACGGTGATACGACTGGGTTCCAGATGAACCCGACAAGTATTAGTCTTAAAGGTGCAGATATTGAGCTTGATCGCTCAAAATTAGTTGCAAATTCAACTAAGCCAGATGGTTATGCCCATGTTTATCAGGCTGACGGAACTGCAGCTGATGCTCCAGGTGAAATTACTGCAAATGCAATTAACTTTTCTACAGATGGCACCGTAGCTAATGTAACGGGCGGGGTTCAAACAATTTGGGAAGCTCAGTCTGGGCTTAATACAAATAACGTAGCTTATGGTAAAGGTACTTGGGCAGCCGATTTTAATAAAGAAACTGCAGCTACTTTGAACTTACCATTAGATCAGCAGACTAAGATTGGTATTTTCAAGTCCACAATTAATTGGACTTTACAAGCTGGAGTTTAA
- a CDS encoding DUF916 and DUF3324 domain-containing protein has protein sequence MKKKFRIIFAINIFFLAIFLNEKFVRADGVPFDVSVITPENQVDGINGWFNVKVKPGDRQIFQLNVNNRSNQKIRVEVVPTDATTANSGERAYIPFSGQVDPSLKYRFPKLTQKSKKITIPAQDSKLVTFTVDVPKGAKNQMIMGGFFVNQIGNNSEKQTISKTQKQKVQLRSYYNYTIAAVMKIGKMPAPNLKLSSIAPGFQGGYAAFGARIQNEKANYISDVTVDAQVTKKGSQKIVTSRKQSGVAMAPNSSFTYYMQLGKFSVSPGVYHLNLDARGAGKKWHFSKDFEVTRSQAKDLNNNNLLLPKSYLWLYILIAVVVLVLFVGVVIFFYFRGQNKARQRLETNLRTMNKSSGTSEDSNTDNNRKRGAPRRRRK, from the coding sequence ATGAAAAAAAAGTTTAGAATCATTTTTGCTATTAATATTTTTTTTCTTGCAATATTTTTGAATGAAAAGTTTGTAAGAGCTGATGGTGTACCATTCGATGTTTCAGTTATCACTCCGGAAAATCAAGTTGATGGCATAAATGGGTGGTTTAATGTTAAGGTTAAACCTGGTGATAGGCAGATTTTTCAATTAAACGTTAATAATCGTTCTAATCAGAAAATTCGAGTCGAAGTTGTTCCAACGGACGCAACTACTGCAAATTCAGGAGAAAGAGCCTATATACCGTTCAGCGGGCAAGTTGATCCCAGCCTTAAATATCGGTTTCCAAAGTTAACTCAAAAATCAAAGAAAATTACTATTCCGGCTCAGGATTCAAAATTAGTGACTTTTACAGTCGACGTCCCTAAAGGAGCCAAGAATCAAATGATTATGGGAGGTTTTTTTGTTAATCAGATTGGAAATAATTCTGAGAAACAAACAATTAGTAAAACTCAAAAGCAGAAAGTTCAATTAAGGAGTTATTATAATTATACGATAGCTGCAGTAATGAAAATTGGTAAAATGCCAGCTCCTAATTTGAAATTAAGTTCAATTGCTCCAGGTTTCCAGGGAGGATATGCCGCCTTTGGTGCCCGCATTCAAAATGAAAAAGCAAATTACATCTCTGATGTGACTGTGGATGCTCAGGTTACTAAGAAGGGGTCACAGAAAATTGTGACGAGTCGTAAGCAATCGGGCGTTGCGATGGCACCCAATTCCAGTTTTACTTATTATATGCAACTAGGAAAATTCTCGGTTTCCCCAGGCGTTTATCATTTGAATTTAGATGCCCGAGGAGCAGGAAAAAAGTGGCACTTCTCAAAGGATTTTGAAGTTACACGTAGTCAAGCTAAGGATTTAAACAACAACAATTTGCTGTTGCCAAAAAGTTATTTGTGGCTTTATATTTTAATTGCAGTAGTTGTACTTGTGCTTTTTGTCGGCGTAGTTATATTTTTCTATTTCCGTGGTCAAAATAAGGCACGACAACGTTTGGAGACAAATCTAAGAACGATGAATAAATCTTCTGGAACGTCAGAAGATTCAAATACTGATAATAATCGTAAGAGAGGAGCTCCACGTCGGAGAAGAAAATGA
- a CDS encoding DUF3324 domain-containing protein, whose amino-acid sequence MNYKKKQGILAVFLVLLFMFQLFPVKKAQADVETDPKKFASIAVPFFTAKLVPPANQAEGTNINYFDIRVEPGKSQVLQLYLSSTAKKKQKITITPTNGVTSGGNIIASGEGIPADPSNKNPFTSFGIKKAVINLNPGEIKIVTINYTMPKQQFDGLMIGGLFVHTTLNSESDAGKTKDQKSALRFENNYSLGIQVLMSETDKLVLADMKVKTIIPQSYQTAPAIGVKLQNPKMQYMDGLSIDATVTRLAKTSDQHNKKVNGYKFAPTSNFTYMIPWRPSEKMEPGKYRLDLKAKAKQDHLPLTAEQKKQQEWNISKEFTITKSQADDINRKNPNYKPDYTWLYILIGILAVLLVIFLFWLVFTLGRKRTNKNIQPKK is encoded by the coding sequence TTGAATTATAAAAAAAAGCAAGGGATCTTAGCTGTATTTTTGGTTCTCTTGTTCATGTTTCAATTATTTCCCGTTAAAAAGGCACAAGCAGATGTAGAGACAGACCCGAAAAAGTTTGCAAGCATTGCGGTGCCTTTTTTTACGGCTAAACTTGTTCCTCCTGCTAATCAAGCTGAGGGAACCAATATTAACTACTTTGATATAAGAGTTGAACCTGGGAAAAGTCAGGTTCTTCAGTTGTATCTATCAAGTACAGCAAAAAAGAAACAAAAAATCACCATTACTCCAACTAACGGTGTAACGAGCGGCGGAAACATCATTGCTTCTGGAGAAGGAATTCCAGCAGATCCTTCCAACAAAAATCCGTTTACTTCTTTTGGAATAAAGAAAGCAGTAATTAACTTAAATCCTGGTGAAATTAAAATAGTTACAATTAATTACACAATGCCTAAACAACAATTTGACGGATTAATGATCGGCGGCTTATTTGTTCATACGACACTGAATTCGGAAAGTGATGCAGGAAAGACAAAAGATCAAAAGTCTGCGTTGAGATTTGAAAATAATTATTCGTTAGGAATTCAAGTCCTTATGAGCGAGACCGATAAATTGGTGCTAGCAGACATGAAAGTTAAGACTATTATTCCTCAAAGCTATCAAACAGCACCAGCCATTGGGGTAAAACTTCAAAATCCTAAGATGCAATATATGGACGGACTTTCAATCGATGCGACCGTTACTCGTCTTGCTAAGACTAGTGATCAGCATAATAAGAAAGTAAACGGTTATAAATTTGCGCCGACCAGTAATTTTACTTATATGATTCCTTGGCGTCCGAGCGAGAAGATGGAACCAGGGAAATATCGTCTAGATTTAAAGGCGAAGGCTAAGCAAGATCATCTGCCTCTAACAGCAGAACAGAAGAAACAGCAAGAGTGGAACATCTCTAAAGAATTCACGATTACTAAATCGCAAGCCGATGACATTAATCGCAAGAATCCGAATTACAAACCAGACTATACTTGGCTTTACATTCTCATTGGAATTCTTGCGGTACTTCTAGTAATCTTCTTGTTCTGGCTCGTGTTTACTTTGGGTCGCAAACGCACTAATAAGAATATCCAACCAAAGAAATAG
- a CDS encoding helix-turn-helix domain-containing protein encodes MLFEETILEKGEYQKFSMFRILKSFEGTNYTIIDISNAMGVSYQQTYNILQELLEDIKGFPNANLQKLDRKTFLSSKQIPITIDMYRLFLLKRSIVFQFINYIVQGANPNVEKFCQDHFISRSTLLRKNAPLKVLLEKYQIKISYNELGLIGDEKRIRFFLYCFYWLSFRGLEWPFKSTSYFDVSQQLQLEPNELNDPVVTIRTVLFWSISRIRVIHGYQISDMESFNEIFPRNLTAFNLDRSFNNVNFPNISNEQLLVESQFFLFFRLQSLIFPNSNDEISNKIYQEIKADQGTIWELTEEFITETQKHLIDGERDQQLANNIPLQANLMRIFFSYYVMKGDYFQFNDFYDQDNAIDYNNSTPYKIVSNFVNEKHEESKYRPYLIAEQKVIDEIQYLMIPYLRFFKSNEAVKVKLILESSDLVTRDVMTFLDDLSFVDIENEGDDPSDADVIVSSIADIDKIYSHKDLTDKIIVDWNLDANETEYFNLYQTLKKVFTEKTAIEKADD; translated from the coding sequence ATGTTATTTGAAGAAACAATTTTAGAAAAAGGTGAATATCAAAAATTTTCAATGTTTAGAATCCTCAAGTCCTTTGAGGGCACTAACTATACAATTATTGATATTTCAAATGCGATGGGTGTTAGCTATCAACAAACCTACAACATTTTACAAGAATTATTAGAAGACATCAAAGGTTTCCCCAACGCTAATTTGCAGAAACTCGATCGCAAGACATTTCTTAGTTCGAAGCAAATTCCCATTACGATTGATATGTATCGTCTTTTCTTACTTAAAAGGTCGATCGTCTTTCAATTTATCAATTATATCGTACAGGGCGCAAATCCTAATGTTGAGAAGTTCTGCCAAGATCATTTCATCTCGCGTTCAACTTTATTAAGAAAAAATGCACCTTTGAAAGTTCTCCTAGAGAAATATCAAATCAAAATTTCTTATAATGAACTTGGATTGATTGGCGACGAAAAAAGAATTCGCTTCTTTCTCTACTGCTTCTATTGGTTGAGTTTCCGTGGATTGGAATGGCCTTTTAAATCTACGAGCTACTTCGATGTTTCGCAGCAGCTTCAATTAGAACCAAATGAATTAAATGATCCGGTTGTCACAATTCGGACGGTGTTGTTTTGGAGTATCAGCCGAATTCGTGTCATTCATGGATATCAGATTTCTGACATGGAATCTTTTAATGAGATCTTCCCCCGAAATTTGACGGCGTTTAATTTGGATCGATCATTTAACAATGTTAACTTTCCAAATATTAGTAACGAGCAGCTCTTGGTAGAAAGCCAATTTTTCCTCTTCTTCCGGCTTCAATCGTTAATCTTCCCGAATTCCAACGACGAGATTTCAAACAAGATTTACCAAGAAATTAAAGCCGACCAGGGAACGATCTGGGAGTTGACTGAAGAGTTCATCACCGAGACACAAAAGCACTTGATTGACGGCGAACGCGATCAACAACTCGCAAATAATATTCCGTTACAAGCGAACTTGATGCGCATCTTCTTCTCTTATTACGTGATGAAGGGTGATTACTTCCAGTTTAACGACTTCTACGATCAAGATAATGCGATCGATTATAACAATTCGACGCCTTACAAAATCGTCAGCAACTTCGTTAATGAGAAGCACGAAGAGTCTAAATATCGACCATATCTGATTGCCGAACAAAAAGTAATCGATGAGATTCAGTATTTAATGATTCCTTATCTGCGCTTCTTCAAGTCAAATGAAGCGGTCAAAGTAAAATTAATTCTGGAAAGCAGCGATCTCGTCACTCGGGATGTGATGACCTTCCTTGACGATTTATCCTTCGTTGATATTGAAAACGAAGGAGACGATCCAAGCGATGCTGATGTGATAGTTTCATCAATCGCCGACATTGACAAGATTTACAGCCACAAAGATTTAACTGACAAGATCATCGTAGATTGGAATCTCGATGCTAACGAAACTGAATACTTCAATTTGTACCAAACTTTGAAGAAGGTTTTCACTGAGAAAACTGCAATTGAAAAAGCCGATGATTAA
- a CDS encoding DUF916 and DUF3324 domain-containing protein, which produces MRIIKKIGWIFISILVILMASTPALADDQGGTYTVKPNFPTNQISKYNNGYFDLLVTPGQKQQISIDISNNTNATRKYRILAVSAKTTSQIDTNYDGGGFSNDKSLKYDFAKFGFTPKTVQLKPKSQLTVPLDFTVPNTPFKGIILGGILVRDYSPQSNSKTQDGKSKMQLKNYLNYVIAIRMTEDQQTIIKPELKISNIHAISYHSYPSTGVVLRNTAMGMGSDVSVKATTYLKKDPKIRATNVANNGKIAPNTIFTFPILWTANKRITPGKYHLDMTVKTSERNFKFSRDYTITPSQAAAIDKANPQIKKSYLWLIILIIVIVILLIILGFALFFFMGRGRGRQESNAGFPQNMDGMQKKQFKEMMREQKKQFKAQQKAQKRKK; this is translated from the coding sequence ATGAGAATTATTAAAAAAATAGGTTGGATTTTTATTTCTATTTTAGTTATTTTAATGGCATCCACCCCAGCATTGGCTGATGATCAAGGGGGCACTTACACAGTAAAACCGAATTTTCCGACAAACCAAATTTCCAAATATAATAATGGATATTTTGATTTATTGGTAACTCCAGGGCAAAAGCAACAAATCTCCATTGATATTAGCAATAATACAAATGCAACTAGGAAGTATCGAATCTTAGCAGTTAGTGCTAAGACAACCTCGCAGATAGATACTAACTATGATGGAGGAGGATTTAGTAATGATAAATCATTAAAATATGATTTTGCAAAATTTGGTTTTACCCCGAAAACAGTTCAGTTAAAACCAAAATCTCAATTAACAGTCCCTTTAGACTTTACTGTACCTAACACTCCTTTTAAAGGAATTATTTTGGGTGGAATCTTGGTGAGAGATTATTCTCCACAGAGTAATTCAAAAACTCAAGATGGAAAATCCAAAATGCAGCTGAAAAATTATCTCAATTATGTAATTGCAATTCGGATGACGGAAGATCAGCAAACGATTATTAAACCGGAATTAAAGATATCTAATATTCACGCTATCTCTTATCATTCATATCCGTCAACAGGTGTAGTTCTTAGAAATACTGCAATGGGTATGGGTTCCGATGTTTCGGTTAAAGCAACTACGTATCTTAAAAAAGATCCCAAAATACGTGCTACAAATGTTGCAAATAATGGGAAGATTGCTCCCAATACAATCTTTACTTTTCCTATTCTCTGGACAGCAAACAAACGGATAACTCCAGGTAAATATCATCTCGATATGACCGTTAAGACGTCGGAACGTAATTTCAAATTTTCTCGTGACTATACAATTACGCCAAGTCAGGCAGCAGCAATTGATAAAGCTAATCCACAGATCAAGAAAAGTTATCTCTGGCTGATTATCCTTATCATCGTCATCGTGATATTGCTAATTATTCTTGGATTTGCACTATTCTTCTTCATGGGTCGTGGTCGTGGACGCCAAGAGAGTAATGCAGGATTCCCGCAGAATATGGATGGTATGCAGAAGAAACAATTTAAAGAAATGATGCGTGAACAAAAGAAACAATTTAAAGCTCAACAAAAAGCTCAGAAGCGCAAGAAATAA
- a CDS encoding mucin-binding protein: MKNKLKTAIAVLGMAMGIAITAQPVLADSSPNEVSAQSSSKLTRGEGTIVKSGTWGTSNWDYIENGNEKILQFHAGTLGTGGIFSIGTPDYTGITRVQFDQGVVPNPDSSILFSYLTNLQQIEGLTNFDTSNVTNMSGMFQLCCSLQSLDLSNFDTSNVKYMGLMFSMCQSLASLDLSNFDTKKVSYQDRIFYNTTNLKHLVLSPKAVFNYILPDIPAKGTVLPDRKIVDSPNWVATSGYQKGSKYSPSQLLRITDRDQITTYDWDIRSLYDIASETKSVTRTINVQQLDDSVKTYTQTATISRKNKVNGDGTQIYGEWSKAHWDKFDVPVIHGYEANETSVPLQGINGETADQTIDIYYTPIEESVTINYVDADGTIVGTKVISGEFGDVLSIRYRAPKGYEIVDDLESFATSITVDGSGDKVINVNVDHKTMQSSESRTVVRTVNIHRPNGTMKSYPQTVVISRKVIIDQVTHAKTYGSWSTGTFDEIIVPTIAGYTPNQTVDAETVTSETQNKVIDVYYIKN; this comes from the coding sequence TTGAAAAATAAATTAAAAACAGCGATTGCTGTTTTAGGAATGGCGATGGGTATCGCTATAACAGCTCAGCCAGTTTTGGCTGATAGCAGTCCGAACGAAGTTTCTGCGCAAAGCAGTTCTAAATTGACACGTGGCGAGGGTACAATCGTCAAGAGCGGAACCTGGGGCACCAGTAATTGGGATTATATAGAAAATGGTAATGAGAAGATCCTCCAGTTTCATGCTGGAACATTGGGTACCGGTGGGATTTTTAGTATAGGTACCCCTGACTATACGGGGATTACTAGAGTTCAGTTTGATCAGGGAGTAGTTCCGAATCCTGATTCATCAATATTGTTTTCTTATTTGACGAATTTGCAACAAATTGAGGGATTGACAAATTTCGATACTTCAAATGTCACTAATATGTCCGGAATGTTCCAATTATGTTGTTCATTGCAGAGTTTAGATTTAAGTAATTTCGATACTTCCAACGTTAAATACATGGGTTTGATGTTTTCTATGTGCCAAAGTTTAGCTAGTTTAGACTTAAGTAATTTTGATACAAAAAAAGTTTCATATCAGGATCGAATTTTTTATAATACAACAAATCTTAAACATTTAGTTTTATCACCCAAGGCAGTATTTAATTATATTTTGCCAGATATCCCAGCAAAAGGAACAGTATTACCAGACAGAAAAATCGTTGATTCACCTAACTGGGTTGCAACCAGCGGTTATCAGAAAGGAAGCAAATACTCTCCATCGCAACTTTTAAGAATCACTGATCGTGATCAAATAACAACATATGATTGGGATATTCGGAGTTTATATGATATAGCATCCGAAACAAAATCCGTTACTAGAACAATCAACGTTCAACAGTTAGACGATTCAGTCAAGACATACACCCAAACGGCTACCATCTCTAGAAAGAACAAGGTAAATGGTGACGGCACTCAAATTTATGGTGAATGGTCGAAAGCTCATTGGGACAAGTTTGATGTTCCAGTTATCCATGGGTATGAAGCAAACGAGACTAGCGTTCCGCTTCAAGGAATTAATGGAGAAACAGCTGATCAAACTATCGATATCTATTACACGCCAATTGAGGAAAGTGTGACGATTAATTACGTTGATGCTGATGGTACGATTGTTGGAACCAAGGTTATTAGTGGTGAATTTGGTGATGTGCTCTCAATCAGATATCGTGCGCCAAAGGGTTACGAAATAGTTGATGATTTAGAATCATTTGCTACTTCTATAACAGTTGATGGCAGTGGAGATAAAGTGATTAACGTGAATGTTGATCATAAAACGATGCAAAGCTCAGAATCCAGAACAGTCGTAAGAACTGTTAATATTCATCGACCTAACGGGACTATGAAGAGCTATCCTCAAACCGTTGTTATCTCACGCAAGGTGATTATTGACCAGGTAACGCATGCGAAAACTTACGGCAGCTGGAGTACTGGAACTTTTGATGAAATCATCGTCCCAACGATTGCAGGCTATACACCGAATCAAACTGTCGATGCCGAGACAGTTACGTCAGAAACTCAAAACAAAGTTATCGACGTGTATTACATAAAGAACTAA